In Paeniglutamicibacter kerguelensis, one genomic interval encodes:
- a CDS encoding M20/M25/M40 family metallo-hydrolase: MSSTSHDAAMLSDSSAATAAKLALLIGCRTVSRPDRDAEDREEFTRHVELMRELYPHIAGAVEQHTVGITGQLWHWRGASDARPVVLMAHQDVVPVESAGDWEHPPFAGTIADGRVHGRGALDDKGDLACILEAADSLAATGFVPATDVYFFFGDCEETAGETAKHAVDFLTARGVRPWLVLDEGGAVAHQAFPGVNAPVGVIGVSEKGILDLLLEAEDAGGHASAPPAFGAVQRIARAITRLQRKPFPANVHPVTEEMFKRLGSTAPRPVRAALKLVARPGRLAGEVLARVGAEPAAMVRTTVAATELQGSDGTNVLARRAAVILNIRISVTESVASAIAGVRRRVADRKIRHTILSATEPSPISPVDCEQFAFLEACMGRSHPEALAVPYIMMAATDARFFAAISEHVYRFAPLGMDKAQRGSIHGTNESVAIMELGKGVAFYQHLLRSL, from the coding sequence ATGTCATCCACCTCACATGATGCAGCAATGCTTTCCGACAGCTCGGCGGCCACCGCGGCAAAGCTCGCCCTGCTGATCGGCTGCCGAACGGTGTCCCGCCCGGACCGCGACGCAGAGGACCGGGAGGAGTTCACCCGGCACGTCGAACTGATGCGGGAGCTCTATCCGCACATCGCGGGTGCCGTCGAACAACACACCGTCGGGATCACCGGGCAGCTCTGGCACTGGAGGGGAGCATCTGATGCCAGGCCCGTGGTGCTGATGGCGCACCAGGACGTGGTGCCGGTGGAGAGTGCGGGGGACTGGGAGCACCCGCCGTTTGCCGGGACCATCGCCGACGGGCGCGTCCACGGCCGCGGCGCCCTTGATGACAAGGGCGACCTGGCGTGCATCCTGGAGGCCGCCGATTCCCTGGCTGCAACGGGCTTCGTCCCGGCCACGGATGTGTACTTCTTCTTCGGCGACTGCGAGGAAACCGCGGGGGAAACCGCCAAACATGCAGTGGATTTCCTCACCGCGCGCGGCGTGCGACCCTGGCTGGTGCTCGACGAGGGCGGCGCCGTGGCGCACCAGGCCTTCCCCGGCGTCAACGCGCCGGTGGGCGTGATCGGCGTGAGCGAAAAGGGCATCCTCGACCTGCTGCTGGAGGCCGAGGACGCCGGCGGGCATGCCTCGGCCCCGCCCGCATTCGGTGCGGTGCAGCGCATTGCCCGCGCCATCACCCGCCTGCAACGCAAGCCGTTTCCCGCCAACGTCCACCCCGTCACCGAGGAAATGTTCAAGCGCCTGGGCTCCACCGCGCCGCGCCCGGTGCGCGCGGCCCTGAAGCTTGTCGCCCGACCCGGGCGCCTCGCCGGAGAGGTGCTCGCCCGGGTCGGCGCCGAACCCGCGGCCATGGTCCGCACCACCGTTGCCGCCACCGAACTGCAGGGCAGCGACGGCACCAACGTGCTGGCACGCCGCGCGGCCGTCATCCTGAACATCCGCATCTCCGTCACCGAGTCGGTGGCGTCGGCCATCGCGGGGGTGCGCAGGCGGGTCGCGGATCGGAAGATCAGGCACACGATCCTTTCGGCGACCGAGCCATCGCCGATCTCGCCCGTCGACTGCGAACAGTTCGCGTTCCTGGAGGCGTGCATGGGCCGCTCGCACCCGGAGGCGCTGGCCGTTCCGTACATCATGATGGCAGCCACCGACGCGCGGTTCTTCGCCGCCATCAGCGAACATGTCTACCGCTTTGCTCCGCTGGGTATGGACAAGGCCCAGCGCGGCTCCATCCACGGGACCAACGAATCCGTCGCGATCATGGAACTGGGCAAGGGCGTGGCCTTCTACCAACACCTGCTGCGCTCGCTTTGA
- a CDS encoding DUF4440 domain-containing protein, protein MAAAEARLLDLQVRRDPVLLARLLAPNFREIGQSGRLWDREEIIAQLCSEPGRPPATPWPMNAKHVEALADGLFLLTYALELAENGRCDLRSGALARTGRGWSSTGEAPYPGNGAASPEPTGTAEVGRPWVDPGGNLVQS, encoded by the coding sequence GTGGCCGCCGCAGAGGCCAGGCTGCTGGATCTGCAGGTGCGCAGGGACCCGGTGCTGCTCGCGCGCCTGCTGGCCCCCAACTTCCGGGAGATCGGCCAATCCGGTCGCCTGTGGGATCGCGAGGAAATCATCGCGCAGCTGTGTTCCGAACCCGGCCGACCGCCGGCAACGCCGTGGCCGATGAACGCCAAGCACGTCGAGGCGTTGGCCGACGGCCTCTTCCTGCTGACCTATGCGCTGGAACTTGCCGAAAACGGTCGCTGCGATCTTCGATCCGGCGCCTTGGCGCGGACGGGGCGCGGCTGGTCTTCCACCGGGGAAGCGCCGTACCCGGGTAACGGCGCCGCAAGTCCGGAACCGACCGGCACCGCGGAAGTCGGCCGGCCATGGGTGGATCCCGGGGGAAACCTCGTGCAATCATGA
- a CDS encoding Dps family protein — MSANNGSKAKFTVPGLELKDGQKVGKALQMRLHALNDLQLTLKHAHWNVVGRDFIGVHEMLDPQIDSVRHMVDVLAERMATLGVAPNGLAGDLVKKRGWDDYSINRASTGEHLAALDLVYSGVIGSMRECIAEIGALDPVTEDILIGQTGELEQFQWFIRSHLENDHGELLNAGAKTEKDAAAKAM; from the coding sequence ATGTCAGCAAACAACGGCTCGAAGGCAAAATTCACGGTACCCGGCCTTGAACTCAAGGACGGACAGAAGGTGGGCAAGGCATTGCAGATGCGCCTGCACGCCCTCAACGATCTGCAGCTGACCCTCAAGCATGCCCACTGGAATGTCGTGGGACGAGATTTCATCGGTGTTCATGAAATGCTCGACCCGCAGATCGACAGCGTCAGGCACATGGTGGATGTGTTGGCCGAACGCATGGCCACCCTGGGCGTCGCTCCCAACGGCCTGGCCGGCGACCTGGTCAAGAAACGCGGTTGGGACGACTATTCCATCAACAGGGCAAGCACCGGCGAGCACCTGGCCGCCCTTGACCTGGTCTACTCGGGCGTCATCGGATCCATGCGCGAGTGCATAGCGGAAATCGGCGCACTGGACCCAGTCACCGAGGACATCTTGATCGGCCAGACCGGAGAACTGGAACAGTTCCAGTGGTTCATCCGCTCCCACCTGGAAAACGATCACGGCGAACTGCTCAATGCCGGGGCCAAGACGGAAAAAGACGCGGCAGCCAAGGCGATGTAG
- a CDS encoding sensor histidine kinase: protein MSKRSDAHIRELLASMASVTSDLSVDTVVQRLLDEAMKIFGATGGLLELTGATMAEGRLTRGKDAAALGEDAGRDEGKRLRVELKTRDQLLGRLTLGPKNGKDRYSRIDRELADALAGAAGVALENAQLYQDAADRVRWLEASSRIGELLGGDQQQTQGLDSVAELARGESQAKYGLILTPVNDEDASPYTYRIAGISEHVHPSLSGRILVNVGQREPSVLRDFETVILKGPESVLPLGEIADGGYTLLTELRARATHYGILLMIRGKGQPSYRRIETQMAAVFSSNIAQGIGLVQMHHLHEEVRLYLERERIARDLHDVVIQRIFAAGLSISALGKHLPTPATRERAAGITRELDTTIAELRATIYSLRTSAGEHERPSSRILRAIRLACEPLDFTPQVHIGDAVDGLDNETLLANLLAVITESLSNAVRHAHASAVAIDVERTDRALVLQIADDGTGFTAPAVESGLANMRQRAEELGGTLGLDSTPGKGTTLRWAVPLD from the coding sequence ATGTCAAAGCGCAGCGACGCCCACATCCGCGAACTGCTCGCCTCAATGGCCAGCGTCACCAGCGACCTCAGCGTCGACACCGTCGTCCAGCGCCTGCTGGACGAGGCGATGAAAATCTTCGGGGCCACCGGAGGGCTGCTTGAACTCACCGGTGCCACCATGGCCGAGGGTCGCCTCACCCGGGGGAAGGACGCGGCCGCGCTGGGAGAAGACGCGGGCAGGGACGAAGGCAAACGGCTGCGCGTCGAACTCAAGACCCGCGACCAGCTCCTGGGCAGGCTCACCCTGGGGCCCAAGAACGGGAAGGACCGCTACTCGCGCATCGACCGGGAGTTGGCCGACGCGCTCGCCGGAGCTGCGGGGGTCGCCCTGGAAAACGCCCAGCTCTACCAGGACGCCGCGGACCGCGTCCGCTGGCTCGAGGCAAGTTCACGCATCGGGGAACTGCTGGGCGGGGACCAACAGCAAACCCAAGGCCTGGACAGCGTCGCCGAACTGGCCCGCGGCGAATCCCAGGCCAAGTACGGACTGATCCTCACGCCGGTGAACGACGAAGATGCCTCCCCGTACACTTACCGGATCGCGGGGATCAGCGAGCACGTCCACCCGAGCCTCTCCGGGCGCATCCTGGTCAACGTCGGACAACGCGAGCCCAGCGTCCTGAGGGACTTCGAGACGGTCATCCTCAAGGGCCCCGAATCGGTGCTGCCGCTGGGGGAGATTGCCGACGGCGGGTACACACTGCTGACCGAACTGCGCGCACGCGCCACCCATTACGGCATCCTGCTGATGATCAGGGGAAAGGGGCAACCGTCCTACCGGCGCATCGAGACACAGATGGCCGCGGTCTTCAGCTCCAACATCGCCCAGGGCATCGGGCTGGTCCAGATGCACCACCTGCATGAGGAGGTCCGACTGTACCTGGAGCGCGAGCGCATCGCCCGCGACCTGCACGACGTTGTCATCCAGCGCATCTTCGCCGCGGGCCTGAGCATCAGTGCCCTGGGCAAGCACCTTCCCACGCCCGCCACCCGGGAACGCGCGGCCGGCATTACCCGTGAACTGGACACGACCATCGCCGAGCTGCGCGCCACCATCTACTCACTGCGCACCAGCGCCGGGGAGCACGAGCGGCCTAGCAGCCGCATCCTGCGCGCCATCCGGCTGGCCTGCGAACCGCTCGACTTTACGCCGCAGGTTCACATCGGGGATGCGGTCGACGGGCTGGACAACGAAACCCTGCTCGCCAACCTGCTTGCCGTGATCACCGAGTCGCTGTCCAATGCGGTGCGCCACGCGCACGCCAGCGCCGTGGCCATCGACGTGGAACGCACCGACCGGGCACTGGTCCTACAGATCGCCGACGACGGGACCGGCTTTACGGCGCCCGCCGTCGAAAGCGGCTTGGCCAACATGCGCCAACGCGCGGAGGAACTCGGCGGCACCCTCGGGCTGGATTCAACGCCCGGCAAGGGAACCACGCTGCGCTGGGCCGTTCCGCTGGATTGA
- a CDS encoding response regulator — protein MEQTAGSTGFHPATEVSAVVPTPDAATADVSAVAEGSVGGSGQGPPIRVFILDDHELVRRGLRELLEGEGFEVVGTSGSAKDARKQIPALRPDVSVLDARLPDGTGIEVCRDVRSIDGSLNCLILTSYDDEQALRGAVLAGAVGYVLKQIAGNDLIGALRRAARGESLFTPGLKQRIVSGLFTHENPDPRMGSLTTQERRVLELVGEGMSNRQIGERMRLAEKTVKNYVSSMLAKLGFESRTQAAVFVTHPPAGPNDGGT, from the coding sequence ATGGAACAGACTGCCGGATCGACCGGGTTCCATCCCGCCACCGAGGTTTCCGCCGTCGTACCAACCCCCGATGCCGCCACCGCCGATGTCTCCGCCGTCGCGGAGGGCTCTGTCGGCGGATCGGGGCAAGGTCCCCCCATCCGCGTTTTCATCCTCGATGACCATGAGCTGGTGCGCCGCGGGCTGCGCGAGCTGCTGGAGGGCGAGGGCTTCGAGGTGGTTGGCACCTCGGGCAGCGCCAAGGACGCGCGCAAGCAGATCCCGGCCCTGCGCCCGGACGTTTCGGTGCTCGACGCCCGGCTGCCCGACGGCACAGGGATCGAGGTCTGCCGCGACGTGCGCTCCATCGACGGATCGCTCAATTGCCTGATCCTCACCAGCTACGACGACGAACAGGCGTTGCGCGGCGCGGTGCTTGCCGGTGCCGTCGGCTACGTGCTGAAGCAAATTGCCGGCAACGACCTGATCGGGGCGCTGCGCCGGGCGGCCCGCGGCGAATCGCTGTTCACCCCGGGGCTCAAGCAGCGGATCGTTTCGGGTCTTTTCACGCACGAGAACCCGGACCCGCGCATGGGCTCGCTCACCACCCAGGAACGCCGGGTGCTGGAACTTGTCGGCGAGGGCATGAGCAACCGGCAGATCGGCGAGCGCATGCGCCTCGCGGAGAAGACCGTGAAAAACTACGTCTCGTCGATGTTGGCGAAGCTGGGGTTCGAGTCGCGGACGCAGGCCGCGGTGTTTGTGACCCACCCGCCGGCCGGGCCCAACGACGGGGGCACCTGA
- a CDS encoding HD domain-containing protein, which yields MIQQAFVEIAETVARGAHAGQFDKSGADYITHPARVAERVRRQGGADEAVAAAWLHDVLEDCDVSSTDLAAAGIPDTVITAVQALTKMDGEAPEDYCARVLANPTALPVKRADIDDNTDPVRTALLPEATRERLAAKYARTRHLLGLDNSPSTSPKQ from the coding sequence ATGATCCAGCAGGCATTCGTGGAGATCGCCGAGACCGTGGCTCGCGGCGCCCACGCCGGCCAATTCGACAAGTCCGGCGCCGACTACATCACCCATCCCGCCCGCGTCGCCGAGCGCGTACGCCGCCAGGGCGGTGCCGACGAGGCGGTCGCCGCGGCATGGCTGCACGATGTGCTGGAGGATTGCGACGTGTCGTCCACCGACCTGGCCGCGGCGGGCATCCCCGACACCGTAATCACCGCCGTCCAGGCATTGACCAAGATGGACGGCGAAGCGCCCGAGGACTACTGCGCCCGCGTCCTTGCGAACCCCACCGCCCTGCCGGTCAAGCGCGCGGACATCGATGACAACACCGACCCCGTGCGCACGGCGCTGCTGCCCGAGGCCACGCGCGAACGGCTCGCTGCCAAGTACGCCCGAACCCGGCATTTGCTCGGCCTCGACAACAGCCCCAGCACCAGCCCCAAGCAGTAG
- a CDS encoding UBP-type zinc finger domain-containing protein produces MDVVQGIDVSVPPSGTGCAECEAAGGWWLHLRRCAQCGHIGCCDTSPSQHATAHARATGHPVLSSFEPGEDWFWSYATSTFFEGPALFPPTHHPPEQAVPGPAPRVPEDWEDHLH; encoded by the coding sequence ATGGACGTCGTACAGGGTATCGATGTTTCGGTTCCACCGAGCGGGACCGGCTGCGCAGAATGCGAGGCCGCCGGAGGCTGGTGGCTGCACCTACGCCGGTGCGCGCAGTGCGGGCACATCGGATGTTGCGACACCTCCCCGTCGCAGCATGCAACGGCCCATGCTCGGGCAACCGGGCATCCGGTGCTGAGCAGCTTCGAGCCCGGCGAGGACTGGTTTTGGAGCTACGCCACCTCCACCTTCTTCGAGGGCCCCGCGTTGTTCCCGCCCACGCACCACCCGCCCGAACAGGCGGTGCCGGGCCCCGCGCCGCGCGTGCCGGAGGACTGGGAGGACCACCTGCACTAG
- a CDS encoding DUF5996 family protein, which produces MEPSGPETELAGWPLLRLDEWAQTRDTLHLWTQVVGKIRMAHAPMLNHWWQVPLYLSPRGLTTSSIPHPRGAFDIEFDFCDHQLRIRAANGTGQTIPLRPMPTAGFHAEVFEALDRLGLDTAIRPTPVEVEPAVPFAEDHQHASYDPAAARLFWRQLLQADRVMNRFRSHFSGKASPVHFFWGAMDLVCTRFSGRTAPRHPGGAPNCADWVMVEAYSHEVSSCGFWPGGGEEGAFYSYAYPEPEGFSAHRLSIDGAFYSQELREFVLPYECVRGAKDPDGELMRFLQETYAAAAGPGNWDRARLETDPDRWLGLLP; this is translated from the coding sequence ATGGAACCGTCAGGACCCGAAACAGAGCTCGCCGGTTGGCCACTGCTCCGGCTCGACGAATGGGCGCAGACCAGGGACACGCTTCACCTGTGGACCCAGGTCGTCGGCAAGATCCGCATGGCCCACGCGCCGATGCTCAACCACTGGTGGCAGGTCCCGCTGTACCTCTCGCCGCGCGGGCTCACGACGTCCTCCATCCCGCACCCCCGCGGCGCCTTCGACATCGAGTTCGACTTCTGCGACCACCAGCTCCGGATCCGCGCAGCCAACGGGACCGGGCAAACCATTCCACTGCGGCCGATGCCAACGGCCGGCTTCCACGCCGAGGTGTTCGAGGCCCTCGACCGGCTGGGCCTGGACACGGCGATCCGGCCGACCCCCGTGGAGGTGGAGCCGGCGGTGCCCTTCGCCGAGGACCACCAGCACGCGTCGTACGATCCCGCGGCGGCCCGGCTCTTCTGGCGCCAATTGCTGCAGGCCGATCGGGTGATGAATCGGTTCAGGTCGCATTTCAGCGGCAAGGCCAGCCCGGTTCACTTCTTCTGGGGCGCCATGGACCTGGTGTGCACGCGCTTCTCCGGCCGCACGGCCCCGCGGCACCCGGGCGGCGCCCCGAACTGCGCCGATTGGGTCATGGTGGAGGCATACTCCCACGAGGTGAGCAGCTGCGGTTTCTGGCCCGGCGGCGGCGAGGAGGGCGCGTTCTATTCCTATGCCTATCCCGAACCGGAGGGTTTTTCCGCGCACCGGTTGTCCATCGACGGCGCCTTCTACAGCCAAGAGCTCCGCGAGTTTGTGCTGCCCTACGAGTGCGTGCGCGGCGCCAAAGATCCCGACGGCGAGTTGATGCGGTTCCTGCAAGAAACCTACGCGGCGGCCGCTGGGCCCGGGAACTGGGACCGCGCAAGGCTTGAGACCGATCCGGACCGCTGGCTCGGGCTCCTGCCCTGA
- a CDS encoding threonine/serine dehydratase yields the protein MLLLSDVLDASARIAGRVRTTPLMPVDDPGLPGVTHLKLEQLQLTGTFKARGAFNRQLAALEAGELDAEAGIVAASGGNAGLANAYAAAALGVPANVFVPGNAPAVKVAKLRAYGAVVHLVGTEYSHAYEAAIEFAQRRGALFCHAYDQAEIVAGAGSIGLEVIGQAAGGVDTLLVAVGGGGLVGGITAGVDRRIKIVGVEPELCPSLTDSLAAGHPVEVEVSGIAADSLGARLIGTIGFEVAAAHGVSTVTVTEQSILEARSWLWQNYRMAVEHGAATVVAAVRSGAYVPAPGERVALLVCGANTDPSDL from the coding sequence ATGCTTCTGCTCTCCGATGTCCTCGACGCCTCCGCACGCATCGCAGGCCGCGTCCGCACGACGCCGTTGATGCCGGTCGACGACCCTGGCCTGCCCGGTGTCACCCACCTGAAGCTGGAACAGCTGCAGCTCACCGGGACGTTCAAGGCCCGCGGCGCCTTCAACCGGCAGCTGGCTGCCCTGGAAGCCGGGGAGCTCGATGCCGAGGCAGGCATCGTCGCGGCATCCGGCGGCAACGCGGGACTCGCAAACGCCTACGCGGCGGCCGCCCTGGGCGTCCCCGCCAACGTCTTTGTCCCGGGGAACGCGCCGGCGGTGAAGGTGGCGAAGCTCAGGGCCTACGGAGCCGTCGTCCACTTGGTCGGCACCGAGTACAGCCATGCCTACGAGGCGGCCATCGAGTTCGCCCAGCGGCGCGGCGCGTTGTTCTGCCATGCGTACGACCAGGCTGAAATCGTCGCGGGTGCCGGAAGCATCGGCCTGGAAGTCATCGGCCAAGCTGCAGGCGGGGTGGACACCCTGCTGGTCGCGGTCGGCGGGGGCGGGTTGGTCGGCGGCATCACCGCCGGGGTTGACCGAAGGATCAAGATCGTCGGCGTCGAGCCCGAGCTGTGCCCGTCGCTGACCGATTCCCTGGCGGCCGGCCACCCGGTCGAGGTCGAGGTTTCGGGCATCGCCGCCGATTCGCTCGGCGCCCGGCTGATCGGCACCATCGGGTTCGAGGTTGCCGCCGCGCACGGCGTTTCCACGGTGACGGTGACCGAGCAGTCGATTCTCGAGGCCCGCTCCTGGCTGTGGCAGAACTACCGCATGGCGGTCGAGCACGGCGCCGCGACGGTGGTGGCCGCGGTTCGCTCCGGCGCCTACGTTCCGGCCCCCGGGGAGCGGGTGGCGCTCTTGGTTTGCGGCGCCAACACCGACCCGTCGGACTTGTAG